AGGAAAGGGGGCTTGCAGACCACCAGCAGATGGTCGTTGTGCAGGAGGATCCGTTCAGTGAAGGGAATGATCGGCTCTTCTTCCACCTCGCGGTAGTAGAAGAGCCGTCTGTCAGGAAGATAGGCGGTCTCCAGGGTGATCGGCTGCCCGTCTTCAGTTAATACCTTGCCGCTGCTGATACGGGCAAGCCAGGTTTCTCTGGCAATCTTTGGAAAACGTTCGGCCAAAAAATCAAGCAGTGTCGGATAGGGAGCGCCCGTATCCGGCAGATAGACGATTGATGCCCCTATTGCCATGCCCAAGGATCACCCCTCATACCACAAGGGCATTACGTTTCGTTTAAGCAGATAAGCTGCTCCACTCAGCTGTATACCGTATACGCACCCGGGAAAAAGCGGAATTAGCGCTTCTTGTCGTTGATCGAGAAATCGCTGTTTTCGTTTTTACTCCTCTTTGCGGCCTTTTTTTCCTTCTGGGTCATTGCCGGTTTCTTCTTTTCTTCTTTTTTGATTTTTTGTTCTTTTGCCATGGTATTCTTGCTCCTTGCAGTGGAATGTTGTTATTTGGGGGGCCGATCGTGGCCCGCTGTGGTTTGCCATCCTTCTTTGCGGCGGTACTCTACCAGTACCTATGAATAATAGCTTACACTTAAGCATGAGGCAAGGGTGCAAGCGCTTTAGACCGGTGGTTGCCGCCGGCTGCCCGCCCTCAAGGGAAATCCTGCTGAGGGCGTTATGCCTAATCAGTGTTGACACCCTTTCTGTCGCTTGCTATAAAAAATCACAGCGTATCGACAGGATATTTCGCCCGGCGGGCGTATCACACGGTTCCGCAACAATCACCGCCACCGGCAGCCCGGCGGTTGTGCTCGTCTATTTTCGTGAATTGAAGGAGAACAGGTCATGGCGCATTTTTTCCGGTCCGGCAAGTCCCTGGTGACTTTGCCGGTAGTCGTTTTTGTTGTTCTCCTGCTTTTCAGGCCGGTGTCTTCCGCCGTCCAGCCAACCCTCACCATGGTAGCAACCTATAGCGGCAAAGAGGCAATCTTTACCGAATTTCATAAAAAGACCGGGATTCTTATCGAGTTCCTCGATATGTCGCCCGGCGAGGTGCTTGCCAGGGCCGAGGCGAGTGGCGGAAGTCCCCTTGCTGATCTGTGGTTTGGCGGTGGGGCGGACAGTTTCGTCAAGGCTGGTGAAAAGGGCCTGCTTGAGGAATACCGTTCACCTGAGGCGGAGGCCATTCCCGCCCAATATAAGGACCCGCAGGGCAATTGGACCGGAGTGTCTCTGATCATGGCCGGGCTGTTGATCAACACCGAGGTACTGACCGAAAAGAAATTGCCGGTACCACGGCTGTGGGCCGATATCGTCAAACCGGAATACCGGGATGCCGTACTGGCTGCCGATCCGGCTATTTCCGGGACCACCTATACCGTTGCCGCCAGCCTGCTTCAGAAACTCGGGGAAGAGGAGGGGTGGAAATACCTTGAGGCCCTGGGCGGCAATGTCCAGTTTTTCACGAAAAGCAGCAGCGATCCGCAAAAGCAGGTCATTGCCGGGCAGATGGCGGTGTCGATCGTGCCCCTGTCGAAGGACCTGCTCACCATGAAGACCAAACCGCAGGTTCAGGCGGTCTTTCCCAAAGACGGGGTGCCCTGGACGCCGGCCGGCCTGGCAATCTTTAAAAACGCCAGAAATCCTGAAGCTGCCAAGGCTTTTGTCGATTGGGCATTGAGTGTTGAAGGGCAGCGTATAATCCAGAGTAAGGATCCGCGGGTCATGGTTCGTCCGGAGGTCGCTGTTCCCACGGAAATGGACGGCTTTGTCCTGGAGGATCTTATCCAGACGGATATCATCAAAACCGGCACGGACCGGCAGCGCATCCTCGCCACCTGGACGCAGCGCGTTTCCAGCAGGCCCTGAGGTCTGTCGGCTCGTCGATCAGCCGACCTTCTCGCCGCACTCACCGCAGAATTTAGCATCTGCCGCCAGTTTGCCGCCGCATTTTTTGCACGCGGTTTCTACATTGATGTTTGCCCCGCATTCTGGGCAGAAGCGCACCTTTTTCGGCAACGGCGCCTTGCAGGACGGGCAGCTTGCCCGAACGCCCTCGCGCCAGGATTCCTCCTTCAGCATTGCCCGGTCTTCTTCGGCCATCTGCGAGTGCGCCCAGATCTCCTGCACCGTTCGGCTCGCCTGGGCGGCGCTCATCTCCACCCCGAGGTCGGGTGCGCAGTTTTTACAGAGGCCCTTGGCGGTATTCCAGCAGCTTTTCTTGCAGACCCAGGAGCTGCAGCGTGGGCATTGGGTGAAGTCCGGCTTCAATTCCTCCATGGCCTCGGCAAAGGCGTCGTCGTGGGCGGTTTCCCAGGTCGCTGAACGGGCCTTTTCGCCGAGATTGGCAGCCTGGCCAAAGACCCCGCCGAATAAACCGCCGATGGCCTCAAGGGCCCCGGTGACCATACCGAGTTTCGATGGTTTGAATCGGGTCCTGTGACCGGAACCGCATTTATCGCAGTAGAATTCGAACTGGAAACCCTGGTTTGTGCATAAATCTGAATAGTTTCTGGTGAATACAATCTTTTCGCTCATATCGTCCTCAAATTTTTTTGTCCGGGAACGGAAATTCCTTAATATACAGATCACGCTGTGGGAAGGGCATGGAGATATTGTGCTTGCGGAAGGCGCGATCGATCTCGTAATTAATGGCGCTTTTCACGGCCAGCCGTTTGTCGATATTGACCAGATGGCAGCGCAGTTCAAAGCTCAAGGCATTGTCGCCAAAGGCCAGAAACAGCACCACCGGTTTCGGGGCCGAGCCGTCATTGACTACCTGTTCATTGTTGGCGGCAATCTCCAGAAGCAGGGTGCGAACCAGTTCGGTATCGCTGCCGTAGGCAACGCCGACCGGCACAATAAGCCGGCCGAAGTTGTCGTTGAGCATCATATTGGTGACCTGGTTGGAGATCAGTTCCGAGTTGGGGACAATGACGTCGGAACGGTCGAAGGTCTGGATCAAGGTCGACCGGACACTGATCTTCTGGACGTAGCCCTCGGTCTTGCCGATGCTGATCCAGTCGCCCCGTTTCACCGGGCGCTCAAAGAGGATAATGAGGCCGGATACGAAGTTGTTGACGATATTCTGCATACCGAAACCGATGCCGACCGACAGTGCCCCGGCGATGAAGGCAAGGCTGGAAAAGCTGAAACCGGCGCTGGAAAGTCCGATGATCAGGGCCAGGGCAAAACCGCAATAGCCGGTCATGGTCACCAGCGTTTCCTGGGCACTCTGCGAAAAACCGGCGTGCCGCAGCCACCGTTTCTCCATCTGCATCTTCAACCAGGAAACTGCCGTCCAGCCGCAGGCGAAGATGAAGACCCCAAAGACAATGCGGGCCGGGGCGATGAGCAATCCGCCGATGGTAAAGCCGTCCACCAGATAGCCGTGCAGCACCTTCTCCTGGGCTTCCGGCAGCCCCCAGAGCTTGAGAAAGAGCAGGAGGCCGACCGCCCAGGCGAGCAGCTTGAAAATAAGGCGTATCCAGGTTGTGCCGGCAAACCTGTCCCCCCGGTGCAGGCCGAGCTTCTGCCGCAGACCTTGCTGCCAGCGATATTTGCCGGAAAAACAGCCGCCGATGATCTCGTCGATGGCAAAGAGCAAAAGGCGCAACAGTGTAGCCAGAACCACTGTTCCGAGGAGACCGTTAAGGATGAAAAAGGAGAGATTTCGGTAGCCTGAGAGTTCGACGCCGATCACCAGGAGGGAGGTGAGGGTGATTGCTGCCAGTCGCGATTTGTCGAAGTGGTTCAGGTGTGCGGGCAGCTTGATCGGCCACAGAAACCACCAGCCAAGGCAGCAGATGGCGCAAATGATCAGCGATTGGCCAAGGCCACGAAGCGTCACCAGGGCGCCAAAATCACCGAGATCGATGCGGGTCGTGAAAAACAGCAGGCTTGCAAGACCAGCCAGGGCGGCAAAACGGCGAACCGGCAGGCTGACCGGCTGGTCGGTGGATTTTGCCGCCACCAGCAGGCAGCGCAGATGAAACAGGAACCGCGCCAGAAAGTAGAGGCCGACGGAGACAAACAGCCACGGGCCATAGACCGGCGGTTGGGAGTCCCAGGTAAGATAGAGGAGATAGCCGCCGGCCATGAGCGTGGCCGTGGCCATCGGCAAACTGAAACTGCCCCGCAGGGGAAGAGTCGGCGGCAGGTCTTGGCGGCCACAATAGATACCGGTCAAGTGTTGCAGCAGCCGGAAAATCTTCAGACCGGCAATTGTCCCACCAATGACAAGAAGGGTGAGGATGAGCAGCATCGGCGGGGTCAGATCCTGGAATCCGGAGCGTTCAAGGGTGTAGGTCTTGACCTGGTCGGCAAATGTATCCGATGTCGGCAGGGTCGTGGCGAACCTGCCGAGAAAATTCTCCGTTCTTGAAAAAAAGTTGGCGGTCTGCAGTTGCTTGTTCTGATCGGCCAGTTCGTTGTCGAGGCGGGTTGTCAGGGTGGTCAGCAGTCGGCATTCCGACAGGGTGATCTGCAGGGCCTGTTTTTGTTTGGCGAGGCTCTTGCGTTCCTTGACGATTTCTGCGGCTTCGTGCGCGGCGGAGGGGCCGAGCGACGCGGTTTCCTGTTCCAGGCGGCTGATCTGTTCGGTGGCCGTGTCAATACAGACGGTGGCTGCCTTGGTGAATTGGCTGGTCAGCTGTTGAGCACTTTCCAGCTGTTGCGGCGACAGCCGGCCGCCCTTTATCTGCCGGGAGAGTTCCTTGATCTTGGCCTGGGTCTTATCGAAGTTGAGCGGTTGGCCCTCCGCCTCGGCACACCAGGCGGGTGCCGCCTGGACTGCACTGAAGAACAGCCAGAGGAGGAGGGCGAGAAACCACGATTTGTCTTTTCCAGTTATAGATGCCAATGGGAAACCTCAGGGTAATTTTGATGAAATCTTTACCGCAAATATTTCCTTTTGCAAGGTTCTTTTCCCGCGGTACTTGCCTTGTCCGGCGGAGGGTGCCGACCCAGCCGGCCCGAGAAGAACACCGGCGAGGGAGATGGTCGGTGCAATTGCGAAAACACTCCTCATCCTTGTCTTACCGCGGCAATTTGATATACACTAGCGGAAGGGCGCCTAGGTGATCCCTGCAACAGGGATGGCGGCCCGATGTCGTCGACTCACGGATATCAGCCCTTGGAGGAGTACAGGGATGCGGAGCATCAAGACCACATTTTTCCGTAATATGATGCTGATAACCTTAGCATCAGTGGGATTGTTGTTTGTGCTGTGGATGCACAGCGAATATACCGCCTTTGTTGAGGACGCGAACCATGCCCGGAAGGCCTTTGAAGAATCCCAGAAGGAGATGTTGAAGGAAGAGGTGACGACGGTTGCCGATTATATAAATTATACCAAAAACCTGACAGAAAGCGTGTTGCGGAAGACGGTCAGGGACCGGGTCGTCGAGGCGAGCAGTGTCGCCTCCCATCTCCTTGAGGTATACGGCAACTCGAAGTCACCGGCAGAGGTGCAACTGCTGATCAAAGACGCCCTCAGACAACTACGCTTCAACGACGGCCGAGGCTATTACTTCATCTTCAATCTGAACGGTATCGAGGAGCTTTTTGCCGATCGCCCCGAGCTGGAAGGGCAGAATATGTTGACCCTCCAGGGGGCTAAGGGTGAGTTCGTCGTCCGGGACATGATCAACCTGGTCCGGGAAAGCGGCGAGGGCTTCTACAGCTATACCTGGACCAAACCCGGCGAGGCGGGAAATACCTATCAAAAGACGGCGTACGTCAAATCCTTTCCCGCCTATGATTGGGTCATCGGCACCGGTGAATATGTCGAAGATGTTCGGGACGATATTCAAAAACAGGTGCTGGAACGCTTGATCACCCTGAAGTTCGGCCGGGAGGGGTACTTTTTCGGCAGCACCGGCAATGGCCTGCCCCTGTTTACCAACGGCAAGATTACCGTCGGTGAACGCAGCATAGCCGATCTTACTGATTCACAAGGCGTCAAGATATTTGCGGAATATAAAAAAGCAACCGCCAATCCCGGTGGAGATTTCATCAGATATTCATGGCAGAAGCTTGATAGCCCCACGCCATCACCAAAAATTTCCTTTGTCACCAGTATTCCCGGTTGGCAATGGATTATCGGTGCCGGTGTCTATCTCGACACCGTCGAAGAGGAGATCGCCAAAAAGAAAGATCTCCTTTTTGATCGTTTCCTGAAGAAGACCCTGATCAGCTTTTCCCTGTTGTTTGTCCTCATTCTGCTTGTTTATTTTTGGGTCAGAAGACTTACCGGGACCATCCAGAATGGCATAGATGCCTTCAGCCGTTTCTGTATCAAGGCGGCCACCGAGAACATCCTCATCGATCCCGGAATGCTGAAGTTTCAGGAGTTTATTGACATCGCTCGGTCAACCAACATGATGCTGGAAGGGCAGCGCCAGGCCACTGAGGAACTGGTGAAGAGTGAGGAAAAGTATCGAACCCTGTTTGAGAATATGGTTCATGGGGTGTTTTGTCAGCTTTCCGGCGGGGCCTTGGTGGATGTCAATCAGTCCGCCCTGAATATGCTCGGGAGGTCGCGGGAGGAGTTTTTAGGGACGCGTTTTGACAATCCGTCATGGAAGGTGGTCCGCGAGGATGGATCTCTTCTCGCGGTGGAAGAGTATCCCTCCGTGGTGGCATTACAAACGGGAAAACCGGTGATAAATTTTGTTGCCGGGGTTTTCAATCAGGTCAAGGATAGCTGGGTCTGGTTGAATATCAACGCCATTCCCCAGTTCAAACCCGGTGAAGACAAACCGTTTCAGGTCTTTGTCACCCTGCATGACATCACCCTGCGCAAGGCCATGGAGCGAGCCCTGCGGCAAAGCGAAGAGCAGTTTCGCACCCTCACCGACCTGGCGCCGGTTGGAGTCTATCTGGCCAGCTCAGAGGGCTATTGTCAATACGTCAACCCGCGCTGGTGCGAGATGACCGGTCTTACTGCCGATGAGGCGAAGGGCGAGGGCTGGCTGCAGGGCCTGCACCCCGACGATGTTGGGCGGGTTTTGTCGTCCTGGCGGGAGATGGTTGCCGGCCGTACCACTTGGGACACTGAGTACCGTCTGCGCAACGGTGACGGCAAGGTTGTCTGGGTGCAGGGCCTGGCGGCACCGCAGCGCGACGAACAGGGCAGGATCGTCCGCTACATCGGTATAAACGTTGACATTACCCGCCGCAAAGAGGATGAGGACCAGCGCCTGAAGCTTGAGGCACAACTGCAGCAGGCCCAGCGCCTGGAGGCCATAGGCACCCTGGCCGGCGGCATTGCCCATGACTTCAATAATATCCTTGGGGCGATTCTCGGTTATGCGGAGATGGCCAGAGATGACAGCCCGCCTGACTCATCGGTTGCCAGGGACCTCTCGGAGATCCTCAGTGCCGGGGCCAGGGCCAAGGACCTCATCAAACAGATTCTCGCCTTCAGCCGCCAAGTCAATACCGAACGGCGGTCGGTGCGGCCAGCGGTCATTGTCCATGAGGCGGTCAGGCTGTTGCGGCCGTCCCTGCCTTCGACGATCGAGATTAAGCAGGAGATCGACGAAGCTGCCGGGCCGGTTCTCGCCGATCCGACACAGCTGCATCAAATTCTCGTCAATCTCTGCACCAACGCCTTCCACGCCATGGAGGAAACCGGCGGCATCCTCCATATTTCCTTAAAGAATTCCGAATTGCGGCGGGAGGATTTGGGGCGGGAACCCCATGTCCGGCCCGGGGTGTTCGCCCATCTGTCGGTCAGTGATACCGGCACGGGGATTGCTCCGGAACTGGTCGCGAGGATATTTGAACCCTACTTCACCACCAAGGAGGTCGGCAAAGGAACCGGGATGGGGCTGGCCATCGTCCATGGCATTGTTCGGAGTTATGAAGGCTTTGTTTCCTGTTCCAGCCTTGTCGGCAAGGGGACCACCGTTCACGTGTACCTGCCGGTCATCGCTCCCGGGGCAATGGCCGCCGAGGAAGGAGAGGAATTGGTCCTTGCCGGCCGGGAGCGGATCCTCATCGTCGATGACGAGAAGATTCTCGCCGAGATGGGCAAAAACATGCTTGAGCGGCTTGGTTATGAGGTGACGGTGGAGACCAACAGCCTTGAAGCCATTGCCACGTTCTTTAAGGATCCGGACCAGTTCGACCTGATCCTTACCGATCAGACCATGCCCGGTATGACCGGTCTTGACCTGGCCATGCACATTCTCACGATCCGCCCCGATCTGCCGGTTATTCTGTGCACCGGCTACAGCACCCTGGTAACGGAAGAAAAGGCCAAGGCCGCCGGAATCAAGGGCTTTGCCATGAAGCCCCTGGCTAAGCGCGATATCGCCAGACTGATCAGAAAGGTTCTTGATGAAGGGAAGCGGTGAATGATGGCGGGAAATGAAAGTGCACTACAGACTGAATGATCGTGCCTGGGCGACCTCCAGGGCCAGTTCGGCACGGGAGTTGGCGTCTTTGGGCATGTTTTTCTTGGCGCACCATTCCGGAAAGGTCTCTGGGTCTATAAACACCTTCATGACCTGGTCGCCGGCCGCCTCGACTTCGGCCTTCTTCTCTTCGGCCCTGGCCAGCCAGTCGCTGTAGGTGCGCGGCAGCAGTTCGGCGTCGTCAAAGAGGGCAAGCAGTTGCGGGTAATGCTCCTCTTTATACCAGACCATGGCCTGGAGCATCGGCTCATGGGCCGGTTGTTGGTCCTTGCTGGTTTGCTGTTTTTTCTGTATCTTGGCGGCGGTTTTGCCGGAGCCGGCAAAGGTCTTTTTCTTGGTCATGGTAATCACCTGAGGTATGGAATGTCGAAGAGGTTTGTTGGTTATGGTTTTGTCCTGAGACAGCATGCGGGGAGAACATAAACAATCGGCGCGGCGAAGTAAAGAGGGCGGGAAGGGGAATCGATCTGCGGGGAACAGCACTCCTGGCAGGGTTTTCCAGCAACCAGGCAGGCTCTCCAGGCAATATGGCCCGGAATCTTTGACTTTCAGGGAAAAATGGCTATCTTTGCCCCTGGCCGTGCAACCGTCGGTGTCATAGAGTAGTTGAGAACAAGGAGCAAAACAGCCAATGAAATTTTCGCAAGCCCGTCAGGGCCGGGTCTTTATTCTCCGCCTCGAAGACGGCGAGATCGTCCATGAGGTCATCGAACAGTTTGCCGTTGACCAGAATATTACCGCCGCCGCCCTGACCATCCTCGGTGGGGCCGATGACGGCAGCAAGCTGGTGGTCGGCCCCCTGGATGACCGGGGTTTGCCGTTGCATCCCATGGAGCGGGTACTGGAGTACGCCCATGAGGTCTCCGGAACCGGCACACTTTTTCCCGATGCCGACGGACGGCCCCTTCTCCATATGCATATGGCCTGCGGCCGTCAGGGCGAAACCATCACCGGCTGCATCCGCAGCGGCGTCAAGGTGTGGCGGGTCATGGAGGTGATCATCTTAGAGTTGCTCGACACCCAGGCCAGGCGCCTGGTCGAGGAGCCCCTCGGCTTGAAGCTGCTGCAGCCGTAAAATCTCAATCTAACCGGGCCGGACATGGATGTCCGGCCCCATTATCAAGGTGGTGAGTGAATTGTCAGATTTATTAGAACGTTGGGGTGTTGAGAAGTCGTCCGAGCTGTACCGGGTGGCGGAGTGGAGCGGCGGCTATTTCCGGGTGTCGGACAAGGGCGATATGCTGGTGCAGCCTTCGCCGAACGCCAGTGATCGGGCGGTATCGATTCCGGCGATTGTTGAGGGTCTAAAGGAACGCGGCCTGGATATGCCGGTATTGCTGCGCATCGAGAACATCCTCGACTCGCAGATCTCCCAGCTCAATGAGACCTTTATCGCCGCCATGAAAAACCTCGGTTACCGGGGCAGCTTTCTTGGCGCCTATCCGATCAAGGTCAACCAGCAGAAACAGGTCATCGACGCCATGGTCCATTACGGCGGCCCCTACCATCATGGCCTTGAGGCCGGCAGCAAGGCCGAACTGATCGCCGCCATGGGGATGATGGCCGATAAGGAGGCACCGCTGATCTGCAACGGTTACAAGGATGAGGAATTTGTCGACCTGGCTCTCACCGCCGTGAAACTTGGCTTTCGCTGCATTCTCGTCGTCGAGATGCCCAGTGAGCTGCCGCTGATTATCGAACGGTCACGAATCCTCGGGGCCAAGCCGGTGCTCGGTGTGCGCATCAAGCTGTCCACCCAGGCCGGTGGCCACTGGGCGGAATCGGGCGGCGAACGCTCCATCTTCGGCCTGAATACCACCCAGCTCATGGATGCCGTCGACCTTCTGGTGGCGGAAGACATGCTGCATTGCCTGCAGATGGTCCATTATCATCTTGGCTCGCAGATCTCCAATATCCGCGAGATCCGCACCGCCGTCAATGAGGCCTGCCGGGTGTATGCAGGCCTGGTCCGGGAAGGGGCGGCAATGAAATATCTCGATCTCGGCGGCGGTCTGGCGGTGGACTACGACGGCTCCCAGTCGAATTTTCTCAGTAGTCGAAACTACTCCCTGGATGAATATTGCACCGATATCATCGATGCGGTCATGACCACCCTCGACGAGCAGGGTATTGACCATCCGATAATCATCACCGAAACCGGTCGAGCCCTGGTCGCCTATTACTCGGTGTTGCTCTTTAATGTCCTTGACCGCACTCTTTTTGAGCCGGATCCTCTCCCAAGTGAGTTACCCAAGGACTGCCACCCCCAGCTTGCTAATATGCTCGAATCGCTAAGCGGTCTGTCGATCCGCAATATCCAGGAAACCCTCAACGATACCATCTTCTATCGCGACGAGGTTCGCCAGCTGTTCAATCACGGCAAGATAACCCTTCGTGAGCGTGCACTCGCTGAAAACATCTTTTGGACGACGCTCAATCGCATCCGCCAGACCGCCCGGGAGCTGAAGAACGCCCCGGCGGAGATCTCCGAAATCGAGCGCCTGCTTTCTGATATCTATTACTGTAATTTCAGCCTGTTTCAGTCGCTACCGGACAGCTGGGCGATCGATCAGCTGTTTCCGGTCATGCCCATCCACCGCTTGGGCGAGAAGCCGACCCGTAACGCCATCCTTGCCGACATCACCTGCGACTGCGACGGCAAGATCGACCGTTTCGTCGACCGCTTCGGTGCTAAACGCTTTCTGCCACTGCACGAGCTGAAGGAGTCGGAGGAATACTACCTCGGGGTCTTTCTCGTAGGCGCCTACCAGGAGACCCTTGGCGACCTGCACAACCTGCTCGGTGACACCAACGTGGTGACGGTGAGCATCCACGAGGACGGCAAATTTGATTTTTCCGGCGAGCTGGAGGGCGACACGGTGGCCGATATCCTTTCCTATGTCGAGTACGACCCAAAACGACTGCTGATGAAGTTTCGGAAAACCGCCGAGATGGCAGTGAAGGAGGGGTTAATTTCACCCCTTGAGCGCAAAACCGTGATGAAGATCTATGAGGAAGGGATGCGTGGGTACACCTACTTTGAAAAGTAAAGGAGTTTCTCCATGGAAAGATTGGGACGAGAAGGGCACTGCTGTTGGGTGTCAAGCAACTTGCAGTCACTCAATATTCTGTCATTACTGAAGGTGCAGCTGATTGTGGTTGATGTGGAAGAAGGAATTCTGAGGTAAATACTCTCAAGGAGTATATTCGTGGATAGGAATAAGACTGTCGTGCAAAGATTTCGTGCTTTAATTAAACGGAATAAAAAAGGAATTTTTAGGTTGCTGGTCTATGTTGTCTATATCTGTTTCATTGTCGCTGCCTTTCTGTTGGTGGGAGCATACCACAGCGGATTGGCTTCTATAATGGGGTTGAATGATCAAGTCCAACTTGACCTCCAGTCAATTGCCAACGTCGTCGGTATTGCTTCGGCAGCTCTTGCATTAGTTATTTCCAACCGTCTGGCATCGGAAAACGAGCTTGAATCTTCTCGTAACCAGATCTATCAACAACTGGAATTCCAATCGATCCAACAGTTCCGTTTTGAGATTGATCACGTTGATCTTGCCCGCATAATTTGGGAAGACAGCGAAAGCTACGCTGAATTAAAAAAGGATGATGACCGAAGTTACCAGGTCCTTCAACTTATCTGTCAGGTGCTCAATTTGTTTGAAATGGCTTTCCGTTTTAAAGCCGATGGGATAATCCACGATGATGTTTTTAACAGCTGGGTAGCATGGATCTACGACTTGTGTTCCTCGGAGATCTTCCTTCATTACTGGTATCTGGAAGGAATCAGGGATAACTATATCGTCCTGTTCCAGGAAAGCATCGATCTGGGACTTGAGAAAGCACATACCAAAGAGAAAGTTGATGAGATAAAGAAAAAGGTCAAAGATCCTGGGTATGAAAAGGGTTTAGCCGAATTTCATAAATTCATGCAAAACATCTTTATTGAGCAAAGGTAGGAATGGCTTTGACTAGAATCCAACTTATTACCGACTCAGCTTTTGCAGTCGAGGCCGGGAAATTTTTCTCAGCTAATGTTGATCTCACCTATATTTCGCATGGCGAGATCATTGACGGCCGAGCTGAAAGCTTTCTTTCATGGAGTCCTCAACTTGAATCGATCTTCGCTGCAGATGCCAAAGAAGCCATCGGTAATGCACACACACCGGGGGCAGAAGGATTACACCTGGCAGCCCTCTTTATAGACGAAACCTTGGTTGGTCTGGCTCTTTTCGAATATCTCAGTCGACGGAGTGCACGTACTGTCATTTTACAAGATATCGTGATAGGCAAAGCGCATCGAGGTAAGAGATTGGGCGATCAATTCCTTGGCTGGCTGGAGAACCAGTTTGCCGCTATCGGCCATGTTAACCGTATATTTCTTGAGAGTGGCCACGGTAATACAGGTGCACATAGCTTTTTTGAACGGCATGGCTATACCGTTTCTTCTATCGTCATGACCAAACAAATGACGCGCTAATACCCCGGATCTCTTTACGGTAACGGTGTAACAGAATTAACAATGACTTTGTCGAGATCAAACCTGCAAAAAGATATAAGGAGAGGTGGTTGTCCATGATAAAGTTCGGTGGAATTCAGGATGAATATGCTGCTTACCAGTCGGCATCCATCCTCCTACAATCAATACCTTACGATGGAACCAGCACCTGGGGGAAAGGTGCAGATGAAGGGTTTCCTGCATTTATCGAAGCTTCAGAAAACATGGAGCTGTACGACATTGAAACCGATTCCGAGGTTTATCGAAAAGGCATTCATATCCCTTCAGCGATAACTGAAAACGCCACACCTGAGCGGGTTTATCAGACTGTTTTTGAGCAGACTAACACCCTCCTGGAGACCGGAAAATATTTGACCTTCATGGGAGGGGAACATTCCGTCAGCATTGGTATTATTGATGCCTTTCGGCTTCGTTTCAAGGACTTGACAGTATTACAACTCGATGCCCATGCCGATCTTCGTCCCACATATCTCGGCTCGGCGTATAACCATGCCTGCGCACTGCATAAGGCCAGTTTGGAAACGAATCTTATCCAGGTAGGCATACGAAGCATGGATAGTTGCGAGAAGCCTTTTGTCAATCCACATAAAGTATTTCTTGCCGAATCCATTCATGCCACTTCTGATTGGATCGATAAATCAATTGAACTGATGTCCAACGATGTCTATCTCACCATTGATCTGGATGTGCTTGACCCATCCATTATGCCGGCCACAGGGACACCAGAACCGGGTGGACTAGATTGGTTTACCACAATTAGGTATCTGAAAAAGGTATTTGCATGTAAAAATGTGGTTGGTTTTGATATTGTCGAGTTCGCACCCATAATGGGATTGACATACCCAAATTTTCTGGTGGCGAAATTGTATTATAAATTACTCTCTTACAA
This DNA window, taken from Desulforhopalus sp., encodes the following:
- a CDS encoding cache domain-containing protein, which produces MRSIKTTFFRNMMLITLASVGLLFVLWMHSEYTAFVEDANHARKAFEESQKEMLKEEVTTVADYINYTKNLTESVLRKTVRDRVVEASSVASHLLEVYGNSKSPAEVQLLIKDALRQLRFNDGRGYYFIFNLNGIEELFADRPELEGQNMLTLQGAKGEFVVRDMINLVRESGEGFYSYTWTKPGEAGNTYQKTAYVKSFPAYDWVIGTGEYVEDVRDDIQKQVLERLITLKFGREGYFFGSTGNGLPLFTNGKITVGERSIADLTDSQGVKIFAEYKKATANPGGDFIRYSWQKLDSPTPSPKISFVTSIPGWQWIIGAGVYLDTVEEEIAKKKDLLFDRFLKKTLISFSLLFVLILLVYFWVRRLTGTIQNGIDAFSRFCIKAATENILIDPGMLKFQEFIDIARSTNMMLEGQRQATEELVKSEEKYRTLFENMVHGVFCQLSGGALVDVNQSALNMLGRSREEFLGTRFDNPSWKVVREDGSLLAVEEYPSVVALQTGKPVINFVAGVFNQVKDSWVWLNINAIPQFKPGEDKPFQVFVTLHDITLRKAMERALRQSEEQFRTLTDLAPVGVYLASSEGYCQYVNPRWCEMTGLTADEAKGEGWLQGLHPDDVGRVLSSWREMVAGRTTWDTEYRLRNGDGKVVWVQGLAAPQRDEQGRIVRYIGINVDITRRKEDEDQRLKLEAQLQQAQRLEAIGTLAGGIAHDFNNILGAILGYAEMARDDSPPDSSVARDLSEILSAGARAKDLIKQILAFSRQVNTERRSVRPAVIVHEAVRLLRPSLPSTIEIKQEIDEAAGPVLADPTQLHQILVNLCTNAFHAMEETGGILHISLKNSELRREDLGREPHVRPGVFAHLSVSDTGTGIAPELVARIFEPYFTTKEVGKGTGMGLAIVHGIVRSYEGFVSCSSLVGKGTTVHVYLPVIAPGAMAAEEGEELVLAGRERILIVDDEKILAEMGKNMLERLGYEVTVETNSLEAIATFFKDPDQFDLILTDQTMPGMTGLDLAMHILTIRPDLPVILCTGYSTLVTEEKAKAAGIKGFAMKPLAKRDIARLIRKVLDEGKR
- a CDS encoding DNA-binding protein; translated protein: MKFSQARQGRVFILRLEDGEIVHEVIEQFAVDQNITAAALTILGGADDGSKLVVGPLDDRGLPLHPMERVLEYAHEVSGTGTLFPDADGRPLLHMHMACGRQGETITGCIRSGVKVWRVMEVIILELLDTQARRLVEEPLGLKLLQP
- the speA gene encoding biosynthetic arginine decarboxylase is translated as MSELSDLLERWGVEKSSELYRVAEWSGGYFRVSDKGDMLVQPSPNASDRAVSIPAIVEGLKERGLDMPVLLRIENILDSQISQLNETFIAAMKNLGYRGSFLGAYPIKVNQQKQVIDAMVHYGGPYHHGLEAGSKAELIAAMGMMADKEAPLICNGYKDEEFVDLALTAVKLGFRCILVVEMPSELPLIIERSRILGAKPVLGVRIKLSTQAGGHWAESGGERSIFGLNTTQLMDAVDLLVAEDMLHCLQMVHYHLGSQISNIREIRTAVNEACRVYAGLVREGAAMKYLDLGGGLAVDYDGSQSNFLSSRNYSLDEYCTDIIDAVMTTLDEQGIDHPIIITETGRALVAYYSVLLFNVLDRTLFEPDPLPSELPKDCHPQLANMLESLSGLSIRNIQETLNDTIFYRDEVRQLFNHGKITLRERALAENIFWTTLNRIRQTARELKNAPAEISEIERLLSDIYYCNFSLFQSLPDSWAIDQLFPVMPIHRLGEKPTRNAILADITCDCDGKIDRFVDRFGAKRFLPLHELKESEEYYLGVFLVGAYQETLGDLHNLLGDTNVVTVSIHEDGKFDFSGELEGDTVADILSYVEYDPKRLLMKFRKTAEMAVKEGLISPLERKTVMKIYEEGMRGYTYFEK
- a CDS encoding GNAT family N-acetyltransferase, which codes for MALTRIQLITDSAFAVEAGKFFSANVDLTYISHGEIIDGRAESFLSWSPQLESIFAADAKEAIGNAHTPGAEGLHLAALFIDETLVGLALFEYLSRRSARTVILQDIVIGKAHRGKRLGDQFLGWLENQFAAIGHVNRIFLESGHGNTGAHSFFERHGYTVSSIVMTKQMTR